Below is a window of Candidatus Methylomirabilota bacterium DNA.
GAACGGCGGCGACGGCCGCCCGGAGGTCGACCGCTCCGGTGTAAAGCGCGCGCCCGACGATCGCGCCCGCCACCCCGGAAATGGCGGCGAGCCGCACGATGTCGAACAGCCCGGCGATGCCGCCCGATGCGATGATCGGCAGCCCGGCCCCGGCGGCCAGCGCCGCCGTCGCCTCGAGGTTCGGTCCCCGGGCGGTCCCGTCCCGGCGCACGTCGGTGTAGATCACGGCGGCGGCCCCCGCCGCCGCTGCCCGGCGGGCCAGCTCGAGCGCCGTGAGGGGCACGAGCCGAGTCCAGCCGTCGATCGCCACGCGCCCGTCGGCCGCATCGACGCCGACCAGGATCCGCCCGGGCCAGCCCCGGCAGGCGGCCTCGAGGAACG
It encodes the following:
- a CDS encoding HisA/HisF-related TIM barrel protein gives rise to the protein VRLVEGRADTATVFGDDPVVWARRWATEGAPRLHVVDLDGAFAGGPRHAPVIAALVRAVAPVPVEVGGGLRDLAAVEAALTTGAGFAILGTGAALEPAFLEAACRGWPGRILVGVDAADGRVAIDGWTRLVPLTALELARRAAAAGAAAVIYTDVRRDGTARGPNLEATAALAAGAGLPIIASGGIAGLFDIVRLAAISGVAGAIVGRALYTGAVDLRAAVAAVPA